In Bacillus sp. S3, the sequence ATTTTTATTTCCGTCTATTTTTTCTGCCCATGCTTATATTAAACAGTCGATGCCGTTAGAAAATGAAATCTTAGAAAAACCACCAAAGGAAGTAACGATTCAATTTGACGAATCCATCCAGCCGGCTTTTCATTCAATCAAAGTTTTCGATTCAGAAGGAAACAGGGTCGATAAAGAAAATGGACAGATTGATCCAAAGCAGCCTTCCGTTTTAAAGAGCGGATTGAAGAAGAACCTTTCAGAAGGGACATATCGAATAAAATGGAAGGTTGTTTCAAGTGACGGTCATCCTGTTGAAGGTGTCATTCCCTTTCAAATTGGAACAGAGAGTCAAGGCACTTCAGGGTTACATAATGAGACTGAAGGTTATACACCAAAAGCAGATCTCATTATGATCCGTTGGCTGCAATATCTCAGCAATGCCAGTTATGTCGGGCTCCTGTTTTTTTACATGGCTATTTTACCAAAAGGATATCGTAAAAATAGGACAGCGGATCAGTTGTTCCTTAGAATGTATGGAATAAGTTTTGTACTATTATTCATGAGTATTCTGCTAAGCTTGCCATTACAAGCTACAATAGAATCCGGACTCCCTTGGAGTGAAGTGTTTAGCTTTCAACTGCTTGAAAATGTCTTATCGAATACAGCCTTTGGGCAAACATGGATTTACCAGGCTGCCATTCTATTGACTCTAGGCCTTATCACTTCATTTATTGGGATGGCTGAGAGCACGAAAAAGGTCATTGTTTGGGCATGTTTTGGTTTAGGAATAGCGTTGCTGCTGACAAAGACATTCACTAGTCATGCGGCAGCAGGAAACAATCAATTAGTAAAAATATCAATGGATTTTGTCCATTTGCTGGCTGCATCAATTTGGGTAGGAAGTTTAATCGGCTTTGCTGCACTGTTGCCTTGGCGGAAACGTGCAGAAACGAAACAAGATTATCTACTAATGGTAAACCGTTTCTCCAAATGGGGCATCATTCTCGTCCTTCTTTTAACCTTTACTGGAGTGTTTGGCATTCTATTATACATTCCAACCTTGTCGTCCCTTTTCCAAACGGCCTATGGAAAGGTGTTAGTAAGCAAAATTATTTTATTTTTGTTGATGGTCATCCTTGCGGCTTTGAATTTTATGAAAGGAAAAAGAAAAAGAGGAAGAGGCTTGGCAGCATCCATCTGGGGTGAGTTTACAGTCGGACTGATGATCCTAATTATTTCTGTTGTCCTAACTAATTTACCAACAGCCATGCAATCTCCAGGGCCTTTTAAGGAATCTAAAACAGTCACACACAGCAATCAGGTGACATTGAGAGTGACCCCTAATAGGATTGGCGAAAATTTATATGAAGTTACACTCAAAGATCGTCAAGGGCAGCCAATCAAAAATATTGAGCAATTACACTTAACCTTTACTATGCCTGAGATGGATATGGGCAAAGAGACGGTTAATCTTACTAAAATTGCGGATGGAAAATACCAGGTACAAGGTTTGCATTTCAGTATGGCTGGGAAATGGAACGTCCATGTACACGTTTTAACAAAATCGTTAGAAAGCATTGATACTGATTTTAGCGTTTTGGCCGGCAGTCAATAATAACAATCGAGGAGAATCTCTATGAAAAAATTCATGATAAAGATTTCAAAAGTGTTTATTCCAGCAGTAATCAGTTTATTTTTCTTTTCAAGTATCGCAAGTGCACATGTAACAGTAAGTCCGAAAACCTCCGCAACCGGAGCATGGGAAACCTATACCTTAAAGGTTCCAGTTGAAAAAGATGTGGCAACCACTAAAGTTACTATCAAAGCCCCTGAAGGAGTAGAGGTGATGTCCTATCAACCCGTTCCCGGGTGGACGTACTCTGCTGAAAAAGATACTAGTGGGAAAGTGAAGACCTTTACATTCGAGGCGACCGGTGAGGGAATTCAAGCTGGACAATTCCAGCAGTTCGTGTTTGTAGCAAAGAATCCTGATAAGGCAACAAAGGCGGCATGGGATGCGTTTCAATATTACAAAGACGGCAGTATTGTGGAGTGGACTGGTGGTGAAGGTTCTGATTCCCCGCATTCCATTACGGACATTGTGACGGCAACATCAACTGACCATCATAATACAGCGACTACAGAACATACTGAAAAAACAGATAAAGTGCAAACAACAGAGGACGAAAAAGCAGATGATACGTCCGATTCTCTTCCGCTCATTTTATCAGGTGCAGCAGCATTACTGGCACTTGCAGCGCTTATCGTGGCAATGCGTAAAAAATAATGAAGATGTTTTAAACAGGAGAAGCCTTTGGCAACTCCTGTTTTTTTTAATTGGAAAAAATATGACATTTTTCCTTTAGATTTACTCCCAATCCAGTAAATTCTAAACTATAATAAAAATAAACAGTTAATTCTAAAAAAGGAAAAAGGTTCATGAATTTAGGAAATAGTGTCTAAGTCTCAGGTCTTAGCCGAAAATAAAACCTGAGATTGTTCCCTATTTATGAGATGGCGATTAGACTATTTATAGGGAAACACTTAAGTTTGTGCGGGAGGTTTATACTATGAACAGGAAGATATATGTCCTGCTTACTGATACAGGCACTATTTTCACAAAAATAATCAAGTTGTATACGAAGAAGCCTCTCAATCACGCCTCAATTGTGATAGATGATCATTTTAACAAGGTTTATAGTTTTGGTAGGAAAAATCCACGGAATCCTTTCTTGGCGGGTTTCGTACAGGAAAATATTCGTGGAGGTTTATTTAGGAATGCCGATTGTGCCATTTATTGTATTACGATTACAGATAGACAATTTGAAAAAATAAT encodes:
- a CDS encoding copper resistance CopC/CopD family protein; translated protein: MNLKSKLCMSVVVISLFLFPSIFSAHAYIKQSMPLENEILEKPPKEVTIQFDESIQPAFHSIKVFDSEGNRVDKENGQIDPKQPSVLKSGLKKNLSEGTYRIKWKVVSSDGHPVEGVIPFQIGTESQGTSGLHNETEGYTPKADLIMIRWLQYLSNASYVGLLFFYMAILPKGYRKNRTADQLFLRMYGISFVLLFMSILLSLPLQATIESGLPWSEVFSFQLLENVLSNTAFGQTWIYQAAILLTLGLITSFIGMAESTKKVIVWACFGLGIALLLTKTFTSHAAAGNNQLVKISMDFVHLLAASIWVGSLIGFAALLPWRKRAETKQDYLLMVNRFSKWGIILVLLLTFTGVFGILLYIPTLSSLFQTAYGKVLVSKIILFLLMVILAALNFMKGKRKRGRGLAASIWGEFTVGLMILIISVVLTNLPTAMQSPGPFKESKTVTHSNQVTLRVTPNRIGENLYEVTLKDRQGQPIKNIEQLHLTFTMPEMDMGKETVNLTKIADGKYQVQGLHFSMAGKWNVHVHVLTKSLESIDTDFSVLAGSQ
- a CDS encoding YcnI family protein, whose product is MKKFMIKISKVFIPAVISLFFFSSIASAHVTVSPKTSATGAWETYTLKVPVEKDVATTKVTIKAPEGVEVMSYQPVPGWTYSAEKDTSGKVKTFTFEATGEGIQAGQFQQFVFVAKNPDKATKAAWDAFQYYKDGSIVEWTGGEGSDSPHSITDIVTATSTDHHNTATTEHTEKTDKVQTTEDEKADDTSDSLPLILSGAAALLALAALIVAMRKK